A stretch of Anaeromyxobacter dehalogenans 2CP-1 DNA encodes these proteins:
- a CDS encoding HlyD family secretion protein — MTRRLLPLLLAHAALLAACGDRAPAPITGLVDATEIDVASKIPGRVKALAVREGDPVKEGQELVTIESQEVAAKIDQVKAAVDAARARLQIAERGARAEERQQARRALDTARSQLEVATKAHERATALLATGTITQAAFDEADFKFKAARDQLAVAQARNDLVIKGARAEEVEALRALVRQGQGSLAEVESYGRETVQTAPIGGEVAKILVHRGELAATGYPILTLVDRTDAWAVFPVREDLLGAVKVGTELDVEVPALRRRLPMTVFSVAPLGDFATWRATGEKGSFDLRTFEVKARPRQPDPELRPGMTARFAPVLPAAAR, encoded by the coding sequence ATGACCCGCCGCCTCCTCCCCTTGCTCCTCGCGCACGCCGCGCTCCTCGCCGCCTGCGGCGATCGCGCGCCTGCGCCCATCACCGGCCTGGTGGACGCGACCGAGATCGACGTCGCCTCCAAGATCCCCGGCCGCGTGAAGGCGCTGGCGGTGCGCGAGGGCGACCCGGTGAAGGAGGGCCAGGAGCTCGTCACCATCGAGAGCCAGGAGGTCGCCGCGAAGATCGACCAGGTGAAGGCGGCCGTGGACGCGGCCCGCGCCCGGCTGCAGATCGCCGAGCGGGGCGCGCGCGCCGAGGAGCGGCAGCAGGCGCGCCGCGCGCTCGACACGGCCCGCAGCCAGCTGGAGGTCGCCACCAAGGCGCACGAGCGCGCCACCGCCCTGCTCGCCACCGGGACGATCACCCAGGCCGCGTTCGACGAGGCCGACTTCAAGTTCAAGGCCGCCCGGGACCAGCTCGCGGTCGCGCAGGCGCGGAACGACCTGGTGATCAAGGGCGCCCGCGCCGAGGAGGTCGAGGCGCTGCGCGCGCTGGTCCGACAGGGCCAGGGGAGCCTGGCCGAGGTGGAGAGCTACGGCCGCGAGACGGTCCAGACCGCGCCCATCGGCGGCGAGGTGGCGAAGATCCTGGTCCACCGCGGCGAGCTCGCCGCCACCGGCTATCCCATCCTCACGCTGGTGGACCGGACCGACGCCTGGGCGGTGTTCCCGGTGCGCGAGGACCTGCTGGGCGCGGTGAAGGTCGGGACCGAGCTGGACGTCGAGGTGCCGGCGCTGCGCCGGCGCCTGCCCATGACGGTGTTCTCGGTGGCCCCGCTGGGCGACTTCGCCACCTGGCGCGCCACCGGCGAGAAGGGCAGCTTCGACCTGCGCACGTTCGAGGTGAAGGCCCGGCCGCGCCAGCCCGATCCCGAGCTTCGCCCGGGCATGACGGCGCGCTTCGCGCCGGTGCTGCCCGCGGCCGCGAGGTGA
- a CDS encoding ABC transporter permease translates to MTAGAWLEVLRASVREERGRIFRERSILLVLIAIPLLYPVIVAYLYHAEDSRDRPALLLDLDGSALSRRLTLELEATPELRIDRRVASLDEGVAALRRDQAELLLVVPDDFSRRLKRGEQAQLAVWAGGANLYTWAIAYPAAVTVAGATGARVRTAAFLAKGVPPDVARARAAPIATGDRLLYHPTGSYGRYLAAGIFLVVLQQLVVVSLAFSAGARLEAGLPAAGREPFPLARLLGMAAAHAPFWLAGVAFVGLLLMPAMGWAGPSVLATAALLLAFAVAMVPVAIGLASLARDRMGTFQLLMFFSVPLFLASGFTWPPGQLPRAVEVATALFPATPALRALRVLVMKTGDLGAVAPQLAWLGALLVLHSALAALVVRRAAVARRLAALRRGAEPPSPASRSTP, encoded by the coding sequence ATGACCGCCGGTGCCTGGCTGGAGGTGCTGCGCGCGAGCGTGCGCGAGGAGCGCGGGAGGATCTTCCGCGAGCGATCCATCCTGCTCGTGCTGATCGCGATCCCGCTGCTCTACCCGGTGATCGTCGCGTACCTGTACCACGCCGAGGACTCGCGCGACCGGCCGGCGCTGCTGCTCGACCTGGACGGCTCGGCGCTCTCGCGCCGCCTCACCCTCGAGCTGGAGGCCACCCCCGAGCTCCGCATCGACCGCCGCGTCGCGTCGCTGGACGAGGGCGTGGCCGCGCTGCGGCGGGACCAGGCCGAGCTCCTGCTGGTCGTCCCGGACGACTTCTCGCGCCGCCTGAAGCGAGGTGAGCAGGCCCAGCTCGCGGTGTGGGCTGGCGGTGCCAACCTGTACACGTGGGCCATCGCGTACCCGGCCGCCGTCACGGTCGCGGGCGCCACCGGCGCGCGCGTGCGCACCGCAGCGTTCCTCGCGAAGGGGGTGCCGCCGGACGTGGCCCGCGCCCGCGCGGCGCCCATCGCCACCGGCGACCGTCTCCTCTACCACCCCACCGGCTCCTACGGCCGGTACCTCGCCGCCGGCATCTTCCTGGTGGTCCTGCAGCAGCTCGTGGTGGTCTCGCTCGCGTTCAGCGCGGGCGCGCGCCTCGAGGCCGGGCTGCCGGCCGCCGGCCGCGAGCCGTTCCCGCTGGCGCGGCTGCTGGGCATGGCCGCCGCGCACGCGCCGTTCTGGCTGGCGGGCGTCGCGTTCGTGGGCCTCCTGCTCATGCCCGCCATGGGCTGGGCCGGCCCGAGCGTCCTCGCCACCGCCGCGCTGCTGCTGGCGTTCGCGGTGGCGATGGTCCCGGTGGCGATCGGGCTCGCCAGCCTGGCGCGCGACCGGATGGGCACGTTCCAGCTCCTGATGTTCTTCTCGGTGCCGCTCTTCCTCGCGTCCGGCTTCACCTGGCCCCCCGGCCAGCTCCCGCGCGCGGTCGAGGTCGCCACCGCCCTGTTCCCGGCCACCCCCGCGCTGCGGGCCCTGCGGGTGCTGGTCATGAAGACCGGCGACCTCGGCGCGGTCGCCCCGCAGCTCGCCTGGCTCGGGGCGCTGCTCGTCCTCCACTCCGCGCTGGCGGCGCTCGTGGTCCGCCGGGCCGCCGTGGCGCGCCGCCTGGCCGCGCTCCGGCGCGGGGCCGAGCCGCCCTCCCCTGCCTCGAGGAGCACCCCATGA
- the cheB gene encoding chemotaxis-specific protein-glutamate methyltransferase CheB, with protein sequence MIRVLVVEDMPTARQLLVGILSADPELEVVGQASDGAEALALVRALRPDAITMDVMMMPMDGIQATAQIMAERPTPIVIVTSLDVNEVTLSMKALAAGALAALPKPRGPGSPGFAEDARRLVTTVKAMSRVALLRRPESARRAAPPPAAPPDVPRGRVVAVAASTGGPAALQRILARLPAAFPAPVLVVQHIALGFAEGFARWLASAGPLPARVARDGTLLEPGVVHVAPDDRHLGVTADGARATVTDEAPVGGFRPSGTPLFRSVAAAYGAGAVGVILSGMGRDGVDGLADLRRAGGRVVAQDAASCAVDGMPGAAQAAGLADAVLAPDAIADRLALWIRR encoded by the coding sequence ATGATCCGCGTGCTCGTGGTCGAGGACATGCCCACCGCCCGCCAGCTGCTGGTGGGCATCCTCTCGGCCGATCCGGAGCTCGAGGTGGTGGGCCAGGCGTCCGACGGCGCCGAGGCGCTGGCGCTGGTGCGCGCGCTACGGCCCGACGCCATCACCATGGACGTGATGATGATGCCGATGGACGGCATCCAGGCCACCGCGCAGATCATGGCCGAGCGGCCCACGCCCATCGTCATCGTCACCTCGCTCGACGTGAACGAGGTGACGCTGTCGATGAAGGCGCTGGCCGCCGGCGCGCTCGCCGCGCTGCCCAAGCCGCGCGGCCCGGGCTCCCCCGGCTTCGCCGAGGACGCCCGCCGGCTCGTCACCACGGTGAAGGCCATGAGCCGCGTGGCGCTGCTGCGCCGCCCCGAGTCCGCGCGCCGCGCCGCGCCGCCCCCGGCCGCCCCGCCCGACGTCCCTCGCGGCCGCGTGGTGGCGGTGGCCGCCTCGACCGGCGGGCCGGCCGCGCTGCAGCGCATCCTGGCCCGGCTCCCCGCCGCCTTCCCCGCGCCGGTGCTGGTGGTGCAGCACATCGCGCTCGGCTTCGCGGAGGGCTTCGCGCGCTGGCTCGCCTCCGCCGGTCCGCTCCCGGCGCGCGTCGCCCGCGACGGCACGCTCCTCGAGCCGGGCGTGGTGCACGTCGCGCCCGACGACCGCCACCTGGGCGTCACCGCCGACGGCGCGCGCGCGACCGTCACCGACGAGGCGCCGGTGGGCGGCTTCCGCCCCTCCGGCACCCCGCTGTTCCGCTCGGTGGCGGCGGCGTACGGCGCCGGCGCCGTCGGCGTCATCCTGTCGGGCATGGGCCGGGACGGCGTGGACGGGCTCGCCGACCTCCGGCGTGCCGGCGGGCGGGTCGTGGCACAGGACGCCGCCTCCTGCGCGGTGGACGGCATGCCCGGCGCGGCGCAGGCGGCGGGGCTCGCGGACGCGGTCCTGGCGCCGGATGCCATTGCCGATCGGCTGGCGCTCTGGATCCGCCGCTGA
- a CDS encoding TolC family protein: MIPSALLALALAAAAEAGAPGAADPGTAPPVLTLDAAFRRAREASLELRIADERLAQARTLARKAWSHYLPQVTAGASYAWNSEDVVLDLPTSFAIRDLGRPTSAPRAALPPYDPGRPFSPGNLPGEATTLALIPTSMEELELQRKTQYGAQAEVKQALLAPRLWPAIRNAYLAEDVASAQVADTRQKLLFGVAQLYYGAATLREAVAVQERTLETWRQHETDAEHLAAQGAAPRLALLKARTDRARAEQDLIRAHNAYAAARLALATLLDRDADFEVERPPEPPPPSADAQAQEERAARRPDVEAARARLALAQGQRREAVAAYLPTLGVSGTWRWASITGFTGEHAGWTVLLGLQWTLFDGGRREADLAEAGHRAAEADAALALASNKARDEVRRARLDLDSASAAARKAEEQASLAREALEQAQRAHAAGAATYLEVADATSAASSAELGLVAATLDARLARLALARAAGTFDP, translated from the coding sequence ATGATCCCTTCCGCCCTGCTCGCCCTCGCGCTCGCCGCGGCCGCGGAGGCCGGCGCCCCCGGCGCGGCCGACCCCGGCACCGCACCGCCGGTGCTCACCCTCGACGCCGCGTTCCGTCGCGCCCGCGAGGCCAGCCTCGAGCTGCGCATCGCCGACGAGCGGCTCGCCCAGGCGCGCACCCTCGCGCGCAAGGCGTGGAGCCACTACCTGCCCCAGGTGACCGCGGGCGCCTCGTACGCCTGGAACTCCGAGGACGTGGTGCTGGACCTGCCCACCAGCTTCGCGATCCGCGACCTGGGCAGGCCGACCAGCGCGCCGCGCGCGGCGCTCCCCCCGTACGATCCCGGCCGCCCGTTCTCGCCCGGCAACCTGCCGGGCGAGGCGACCACGCTCGCGCTCATCCCGACCTCGATGGAGGAGCTGGAGCTGCAGCGGAAGACGCAGTACGGGGCGCAGGCCGAGGTGAAGCAGGCGCTCCTCGCGCCGCGGCTCTGGCCTGCCATCCGCAACGCCTACCTTGCCGAGGACGTCGCGAGCGCGCAGGTCGCCGACACGCGCCAGAAGCTGCTCTTCGGCGTGGCACAGCTCTACTACGGCGCGGCCACCCTCCGCGAAGCGGTCGCGGTGCAGGAGCGGACGCTCGAGACCTGGCGGCAGCACGAGACGGACGCCGAGCACCTCGCCGCACAGGGCGCCGCGCCGCGCCTGGCGCTGCTGAAGGCGCGCACCGATCGCGCGCGCGCCGAGCAGGACCTGATCCGGGCGCACAACGCGTACGCGGCGGCCCGGCTCGCCCTCGCCACGCTGCTGGATCGCGACGCGGACTTCGAGGTGGAGCGACCGCCGGAGCCCCCGCCGCCGTCGGCCGACGCCCAGGCGCAGGAGGAGCGCGCCGCCCGCCGGCCGGACGTGGAGGCCGCCCGCGCGCGGCTGGCGCTGGCCCAGGGGCAGCGCCGCGAGGCGGTCGCCGCGTACCTCCCCACGCTGGGCGTGAGCGGGACCTGGCGCTGGGCCAGCATCACCGGCTTCACCGGCGAGCACGCCGGCTGGACCGTCCTGCTCGGCCTCCAGTGGACCCTGTTCGACGGCGGCCGGCGCGAGGCCGACCTCGCCGAGGCGGGCCACCGCGCGGCCGAGGCCGACGCGGCCCTCGCGCTCGCCTCGAACAAGGCGCGCGACGAGGTCCGGCGCGCCCGGCTGGACCTCGACAGCGCGTCGGCCGCCGCGCGCAAGGCCGAGGAGCAGGCGTCGCTGGCACGCGAGGCGCTGGAGCAGGCCCAGCGGGCCCACGCCGCCGGCGCCGCCACCTACCTCGAGGTCGCGGACGCCACCAGCGCCGCGTCCTCCGCCGAGCTCGGCCTGGTCGCGGCCACGCTCGACGCCCGGCTGGCGCGGCTCGCCCTGGCGCGCGCGGCCGGCACGTTCGATCCATGA
- a CDS encoding ABC transporter permease — protein MGFRAAFLAHLRGLAASPRYRLMLAVFLGASWLTIATYQQRVMRELPIAVLDLDGTGPSRTVGRYLDATPELRVLTDPPPTLAAAQEALDRGTLAGVVLVPDGLSADLKRGRRAEVLVAVDMSNVLVGRTASRTIAKVLATVSAGVELGVLQKLGTPPSAALAKAAPVVVTEALARNPGASFAVYLAPAFALFFVHLVTLFLAWSVIWPADPARRPAEALGRWAAVLAVALALAVLSTYGLLRIDGIHPASPPPVVALSLLAFVGAELLFAAAVAALLGGGPFAFQSTLLLGMLSLMFSGLTWPWDVIPGPIRAIASALPFTPFGRALRIFLHEPVALRDLAGPLGWLAAQAAGFVAVIAASRGARALAARARARGAA, from the coding sequence GTGGGGTTCCGCGCCGCCTTCCTCGCCCACCTGCGAGGGCTCGCCGCGAGCCCGCGCTACCGCCTGATGCTGGCGGTGTTCCTGGGCGCGAGCTGGCTCACCATCGCCACCTACCAGCAGCGCGTGATGCGCGAGCTGCCCATCGCCGTCCTCGACCTGGACGGGACGGGGCCATCGCGCACCGTGGGCCGGTACCTGGACGCAACCCCCGAGCTCCGGGTGCTCACCGATCCGCCTCCGACGCTCGCGGCGGCGCAGGAGGCGCTCGACCGCGGGACGCTGGCCGGCGTGGTCCTGGTGCCCGACGGCCTCTCGGCGGACCTGAAGCGCGGGCGCCGCGCCGAGGTCCTCGTCGCCGTGGACATGAGCAACGTGCTGGTCGGGCGCACCGCCTCGCGCACCATCGCGAAGGTGCTCGCCACCGTGTCCGCGGGCGTCGAGCTGGGCGTGCTCCAGAAGCTCGGCACCCCGCCCTCGGCCGCGCTCGCGAAGGCCGCCCCGGTGGTGGTCACCGAGGCGCTCGCGCGCAACCCGGGCGCCAGCTTCGCGGTGTACCTCGCCCCGGCCTTCGCGCTGTTCTTCGTGCACCTCGTGACGCTGTTCCTGGCCTGGTCGGTGATCTGGCCGGCCGATCCGGCGCGCCGCCCGGCCGAGGCCCTGGGCCGGTGGGCCGCGGTGCTGGCGGTGGCGCTCGCCCTGGCGGTCCTCTCCACGTACGGCCTGCTGCGCATCGACGGGATCCACCCCGCCAGCCCGCCCCCGGTGGTCGCGCTCTCCCTGCTCGCGTTCGTGGGGGCGGAGCTCCTGTTCGCCGCGGCCGTCGCGGCGCTCCTCGGCGGCGGGCCGTTCGCGTTCCAGTCGACCCTGCTGCTCGGGATGCTGTCGCTCATGTTCTCCGGGCTCACCTGGCCCTGGGACGTCATCCCCGGGCCCATCCGCGCGATCGCGAGCGCGCTCCCGTTCACCCCGTTCGGCCGCGCGCTCCGGATCTTCCTGCACGAGCCCGTCGCGCTGCGGGACCTGGCCGGCCCGCTCGGCTGGCTCGCTGCCCAGGCCGCGGGCTTCGTGGCGGTGATCGCGGCGTCGCGTGGGGCCCGGGCGCTGGCGGCCCGGGCGCGCGCGCGGGGGGCCGCATGA
- a CDS encoding GAF domain-containing sensor histidine kinase produces the protein MDATQPLSGAPDAAAQAAADLDARAQLEETQRRIAFLYEVTGALFEDARGHRATLGKLARLVVPHLADWCLVHLVRDDQAERVAAEHWNPDLAPLSSTLPRTVPLAGPAAQGLAAVVASGRAELVPDPPPTHPAEPADLAALRRLRARSWMIVPLRVRGRTRAVMTLAFAESTRRYTGHDLALAEDLAARAAMALENALLFEEVERAVRAREDTLSIVSHDLKNPMSALLLGIQRLARLVDEPRRPQGDALLAKLERTVRGMNRLIEGLLDLARIEAGRLQLDRRPEPPAAVVARATEPLEALAAERRQRIAVRLAPDLPVPAWDPDRMAQVIANLVGNALKFGPDGEEVVITAERHGGGVRFGVVDRGPGIAPEIREHLFDRYWQPAADQKRGHGLGLFIVRGIVEAHGGQAWVESEPGRGAAFYFVIPT, from the coding sequence ATGGACGCCACCCAGCCCCTTTCGGGTGCGCCCGACGCCGCAGCCCAGGCCGCGGCCGACCTGGACGCGCGCGCGCAGCTCGAGGAGACGCAGCGCCGCATCGCGTTCCTGTACGAGGTCACCGGCGCGCTGTTCGAGGACGCGCGCGGGCACCGCGCCACGCTGGGCAAGCTCGCGCGGCTGGTGGTGCCGCACCTCGCCGACTGGTGCCTGGTCCACCTGGTCCGCGACGATCAGGCCGAGCGCGTCGCCGCCGAGCACTGGAACCCGGATCTCGCGCCGCTCTCGAGCACCCTGCCCCGCACCGTCCCGCTCGCCGGCCCGGCGGCGCAGGGGCTCGCCGCGGTGGTGGCGAGCGGGCGCGCCGAGCTGGTGCCCGATCCCCCGCCGACCCATCCCGCCGAGCCGGCCGACCTGGCCGCGCTGCGCCGGCTCCGCGCACGGTCCTGGATGATCGTCCCGCTGCGGGTGCGCGGCCGGACGCGCGCGGTGATGACGCTCGCGTTCGCCGAGTCCACCCGGCGCTACACCGGCCACGACCTGGCGCTGGCCGAGGACCTCGCGGCGCGGGCCGCCATGGCGCTCGAGAACGCGCTGCTGTTCGAGGAGGTCGAGCGCGCGGTGCGGGCGCGGGAGGACACGCTCTCGATCGTCTCGCACGACCTCAAGAACCCGATGTCCGCGCTGCTGCTGGGCATCCAGCGGCTGGCGCGCCTGGTGGACGAGCCGCGCCGCCCGCAGGGCGACGCGCTCCTGGCGAAGCTGGAGCGCACCGTCCGCGGCATGAACCGGCTCATCGAGGGGCTGCTGGACCTCGCCCGCATCGAGGCCGGGCGGCTGCAGCTCGATCGCCGGCCCGAGCCGCCCGCGGCGGTGGTGGCCCGGGCCACCGAGCCGCTCGAGGCGCTGGCCGCGGAGCGCCGCCAGCGCATCGCGGTGCGCCTCGCGCCGGACCTGCCGGTGCCGGCCTGGGATCCGGACCGCATGGCGCAGGTGATCGCGAACCTGGTCGGGAACGCGCTGAAGTTCGGACCGGACGGCGAGGAGGTCGTGATCACCGCCGAGCGCCACGGCGGCGGCGTGCGCTTCGGGGTGGTGGACCGCGGCCCCGGCATCGCGCCGGAGATCCGCGAGCACCTGTTCGACCGCTACTGGCAGCCGGCGGCCGACCAGAAGCGCGGCCACGGCCTGGGGCTGTTCATCGTGCGCGGCATCGTCGAGGCGCACGGCGGGCAGGCGTGGGTCGAGAGCGAGCCGGGCCGCGGCGCCGCGTTCTACTTCGTGATCCCCACCTAG
- a CDS encoding TetR/AcrR family transcriptional regulator yields the protein MAPSPPRKRDAQATRAGLLETAGRAFAEHGYDGARIDDIAARAGVNKRMIYAYFGDKDGLYRAVLDAHLTRALAAAEPPAAGARAAPREEVETLVRRFFGFLSEHEDFVRLMGWEALSRARRGRKLLADRIAANLDPIHAVLRRGVAQGAFRADLDPRTLTMSVNALMLGYFLQRPFLEALWSTDLRAARAREAVLRDFVRLLLDGIGA from the coding sequence ATGGCACCCTCCCCTCCCCGCAAGCGCGACGCGCAGGCCACCCGGGCCGGGCTGCTCGAGACCGCCGGCCGCGCGTTCGCGGAGCACGGCTACGACGGCGCGCGCATCGACGACATCGCGGCGCGCGCCGGCGTGAACAAGCGGATGATCTACGCCTACTTCGGCGACAAGGACGGCCTGTACCGCGCCGTGCTCGACGCCCACCTGACGCGCGCGCTCGCGGCCGCCGAGCCCCCGGCCGCAGGGGCGCGCGCGGCACCGCGCGAGGAGGTGGAGACGCTGGTGCGCCGCTTCTTCGGGTTCCTCTCCGAGCACGAGGACTTCGTGCGGCTGATGGGCTGGGAGGCGCTCTCGCGCGCCCGCCGCGGCCGCAAGCTCCTCGCCGACCGGATCGCCGCGAACCTCGACCCCATCCACGCGGTGCTGCGGCGCGGCGTGGCCCAGGGCGCGTTCCGCGCCGACCTGGACCCGCGCACGCTCACCATGAGCGTCAACGCCCTGATGCTCGGCTACTTCCTGCAGCGCCCGTTCCTGGAGGCGCTGTGGTCCACCGACCTGCGCGCCGCCCGCGCGCGCGAGGCCGTGCTGCGCGACTTCGTGCGCCTCCTCCTCGACGGTATCGGAGCCTGA
- a CDS encoding TetR/AcrR family transcriptional regulator, whose translation MARRPAPGAHEALLEAAREEICRHGLARARVEDIARRAGISKGAFYLHFRTKDAAFAEIVQRLYGALEEQTRRREEAERRFDRAHGDEDGPALLRAQLEFEVAVDLESLELLWRNRHVIRALEAAGPGWTRGLADFRRRLQRALRDRIAAKQAAGRLRRDIDPAAVADLLVGTYEGFVRRTAELRQKPDLAGWARSFLTIFYEGMAGPAARAASARARRTAT comes from the coding sequence ATGGCCCGACGCCCCGCCCCCGGCGCCCACGAGGCGCTGCTCGAGGCCGCCCGCGAGGAGATCTGCCGCCACGGGCTCGCGCGCGCCCGCGTCGAGGACATCGCGCGCCGCGCCGGCATCTCCAAGGGCGCCTTCTACCTGCACTTCCGCACCAAGGACGCCGCGTTCGCCGAGATCGTGCAGCGGCTGTACGGCGCGCTGGAGGAGCAGACCCGGCGCCGCGAGGAGGCCGAGCGCCGCTTCGACCGGGCGCACGGGGACGAGGACGGCCCGGCGCTCCTGCGCGCCCAGCTCGAGTTCGAGGTGGCGGTCGACCTGGAGTCGCTCGAGCTGCTCTGGCGAAACCGCCACGTGATCCGCGCGCTGGAGGCCGCGGGCCCGGGGTGGACCCGTGGCCTGGCCGACTTCCGGCGCCGTCTGCAGCGCGCGCTGCGCGATCGCATCGCCGCGAAGCAGGCCGCCGGCCGGCTCCGCCGCGACATCGATCCGGCCGCCGTGGCCGACCTGCTCGTGGGCACCTACGAGGGCTTCGTGCGGCGGACGGCCGAGCTGCGCCAGAAGCCGGACCTCGCCGGGTGGGCGCGCTCGTTCCTGACGATCTTCTACGAGGGCATGGCCGGGCCCGCCGCGCGCGCCGCCTCCGCCCGCGCCCGCCGCACCGCAACCTGA
- a CDS encoding hybrid sensor histidine kinase/response regulator gives MDADRLQALLRATFLGELEDHVRSLTADLLALERAPGPDRAELLQRIFRTVHSVKGSSRAASVEAVEAQAARMERTLAAARDRPPEEARPLVDELLDAVDAIEEAGRRLRGPGEREGAPLSAVVRPAEPPGAGAGSVRLDAARLDRLQALEAELRAARHAGEGARAPLEALQAEVRRWRAEWAEDERVLRDALGRASAPPAAQAAPGRQAARLARLESELERLAAAGASARRRVAQAVEPLAEELRALRMVPFAEACAGLERAARDVARGAGKEVDVSIAGGEVSLDRAVADALRAPLLHLVRNAVDHGLESPSARAAAGKPARGRIGVTAVLRGGEVEIAVEDDGAGLDLDAIRRRAERGGLPEAADARALARRVFLPGFTTAPRVTEVSGQGVGLDAVRAAVEALQGAVDVETRPGHGTRFVLVVPLTLLALRALVVSCGGESVAIPASQLRRLLQVHPDGLRPLGGRDTVTVDCEPVPAVALAEVLGLPAAAPAGGRAPLQLAVVAAGGRAVALAVDALVAEQELRVRGLGARVRALPHLAGAALLPDGGVALVLNVPAVVASALGRPTASLAPAAAAPRRRPRILLVDDSPTTRALERSILETAGYRVATAADGAEAWAILEREGADALVADVEMPRLDGFALTEAVRASRALAALPVVLVTAREAEADRARGLAAGASAYLVKSAFDQRSLLDTLEHLLG, from the coding sequence ATGGACGCCGATCGCCTCCAGGCGCTGCTGCGGGCCACGTTCCTCGGCGAGCTCGAGGACCACGTGCGCAGCCTGACCGCCGACCTGCTCGCGCTCGAGCGGGCGCCCGGGCCGGACCGCGCCGAGCTGCTCCAGCGCATCTTCCGCACCGTCCACAGCGTGAAGGGGTCGTCGCGCGCGGCCAGCGTGGAGGCGGTGGAGGCGCAGGCGGCGCGCATGGAGCGGACGCTGGCGGCGGCGCGCGACCGGCCGCCGGAGGAGGCGCGGCCCCTGGTGGACGAGCTCCTCGACGCGGTGGACGCCATCGAGGAGGCCGGCCGCCGGCTGCGTGGCCCCGGCGAGCGCGAGGGCGCGCCCCTCTCGGCGGTGGTGCGGCCCGCCGAGCCGCCCGGCGCCGGCGCCGGCTCGGTGCGGCTGGACGCGGCCCGCCTCGACCGGCTGCAGGCGCTCGAGGCAGAGCTGCGGGCGGCCCGCCACGCGGGCGAGGGCGCGCGCGCGCCGCTGGAGGCGTTGCAGGCGGAGGTCCGCCGCTGGCGGGCGGAGTGGGCCGAGGACGAGCGGGTGCTCCGCGACGCGCTCGGCCGCGCCTCGGCGCCGCCCGCCGCCCAGGCCGCCCCGGGCCGGCAGGCGGCGCGCCTGGCGCGGCTGGAGTCGGAGCTGGAGCGCCTCGCCGCGGCGGGCGCCTCGGCCCGGCGCCGCGTGGCGCAGGCCGTCGAGCCGCTCGCCGAGGAGCTCCGCGCGCTGCGCATGGTGCCGTTCGCCGAGGCCTGCGCCGGGCTGGAGCGGGCCGCGCGGGACGTGGCCCGCGGCGCCGGCAAGGAGGTGGACGTCTCGATCGCCGGCGGTGAGGTCTCGCTCGACCGGGCGGTCGCGGACGCGCTCCGGGCGCCGCTCCTGCACCTGGTGCGGAACGCGGTGGACCACGGGCTGGAGTCCCCCTCGGCGCGCGCCGCCGCCGGGAAGCCCGCGCGCGGACGGATCGGCGTGACGGCGGTGCTGCGCGGGGGCGAGGTGGAGATCGCGGTCGAGGACGACGGCGCCGGCCTCGATCTCGACGCCATCCGGCGCCGGGCCGAGCGCGGCGGGCTGCCCGAGGCGGCGGACGCGCGGGCGCTGGCGCGCCGCGTCTTCCTGCCCGGGTTCACCACCGCGCCGCGTGTCACCGAGGTGTCGGGCCAGGGGGTCGGCCTGGACGCGGTCCGCGCCGCGGTCGAGGCGCTGCAGGGCGCGGTGGACGTGGAGACGCGGCCCGGGCACGGGACCCGCTTCGTGCTGGTGGTGCCGCTCACGCTGCTGGCGCTGCGCGCGCTGGTCGTCTCCTGCGGCGGCGAGTCGGTGGCCATCCCGGCGAGCCAGCTCCGGCGGCTGCTGCAGGTCCACCCGGACGGCCTGCGGCCGCTGGGCGGGCGGGACACCGTGACCGTGGACTGCGAGCCGGTGCCGGCCGTCGCGCTCGCCGAGGTGCTGGGCCTGCCGGCCGCGGCGCCGGCGGGCGGACGCGCGCCGCTGCAGCTCGCCGTGGTCGCCGCGGGCGGACGCGCGGTGGCCCTGGCGGTGGACGCGCTCGTCGCCGAGCAGGAGCTCCGCGTGCGCGGGCTCGGCGCCCGCGTCCGCGCCCTGCCCCACCTCGCCGGCGCGGCGCTGCTCCCCGACGGCGGCGTGGCGCTCGTGCTGAACGTGCCGGCGGTGGTGGCCTCGGCGCTGGGCCGGCCCACCGCCTCGCTCGCGCCCGCCGCGGCCGCGCCGCGGCGAAGGCCGCGCATCCTGCTGGTGGACGACTCGCCCACCACCCGCGCGCTGGAGCGCTCGATCCTCGAGACCGCGGGCTACCGGGTCGCGACCGCCGCCGACGGGGCGGAGGCCTGGGCCATCCTGGAGCGCGAGGGCGCGGACGCGCTGGTGGCCGACGTGGAGATGCCGCGGCTCGACGGCTTCGCGCTCACCGAGGCGGTGCGCGCCTCGAGGGCCCTGGCCGCCCTGCCGGTGGTGCTGGTGACCGCGCGCGAGGCCGAGGCGGACCGCGCGCGCGGCCTCGCCGCCGGCGCCAGCGCGTACCTGGTGAAGAGCGCGTTCGACCAGCGGAGCCTGCTCGACACGCTGGAACACCTGCTGGGGTGA